Below is a genomic region from Mesorhizobium sp. NZP2298.
ACGTCGTTTGCGTTCAGATCCTTCATCTTGGCGGTCGCGATTTCGCGCACCTTGTCGCGCGAAACGGTGCCAGCCTTGACCTTGCCCGGCTCCTTCGAGCCCGACTTCAGGTTCGCGGCCTTCTTCAGGAAGTAGCTCACCGGCGGCGTCTTCATGACGAAGGTGAACGACTTGTCCTGATAGTAGGTGATGACGACCGGAACCGGCGATCCCTTTTCCATTTCCTGGGTCTGCGCGTTGAACGCCTTGCAGAACTCCATGATGTTGATGCCACGCTGACCAAGCGCCGGGCCGATCGGGGGCGACGGCGTAGCCGAACCCGCGGAAACCTGGAGCTTGAGCTGGCCTGCAATTTTCTTAGCCATCTCTTTTCCTGCCTTTGTCTATGCCGGTCCCAACATCAGGGAAAACACCGGCGGTTGCAGTCTGGTGGTGCGGTTCGCGTGGCCGGCTAAAGCCACATTCGCCTCCCACCGTTCTCAGGCCGTGCGTTTCCGCACCGCCCCCCCCCCCGATCGCCGAACCGGCGCCGCCGGCCGAACATCGGGGGATTTCGGATCAGCCCTTTTCGACCTGTCCGAATTCCAGATCGACGGGCACGGCGCGCCCGAAGATCGAAACTTCCACCTTGAGCCGCGCCCGCTCCTCGTCCACTTCCTGGACGAAACCGTTGAACGACGCGAAAGGACCATCCGAAACACGGATCGCCTCGCCGATCTCGAACGTGACCGAGGGCTTCGGCCGCTCGACGCCTTCCTGCACCTGGTTCAGGATGCGCTGCGCCTCCGCCTCGGTGATCGGCACCGGCTTGGAGTCGCCGAGAAAGCCGGTGACCTTCGGCGTGTTCTTCACCAAGGAGAACACGGCATCGGTCAGGTTGGCCTTCAGGAGCACGTACCCCGGGAAGAACTTGCGCTCGGCATCGACCTTGCGGCCACGACGAACCTCGACGACCTTCTCGGTCGGCACCACGATCTGCTCGATATCGGCGGACAGGCCCTTCTGCTTGGCCTTGTTCTCGATGTCCTCGGCGACCTTCTTTTCAAAGTTCGAATAAGCGTGAACGATGTACCAGCGCGCAGCCATTTTTTTAGACTTCTCCGTAATCGCCGGACTTAGCGTCCAATGCCCAGAATCTGTTCGATCGCGAGGCCCATCAACTGATCGGCGCTAAAGAAAAAGATCATCGCAATCACAGCGAAGGCCAGAACCATCACCGTCGAGATCATCGTTTCGCGCCGCGACGGCCAAGTCACCTTGGCGGTCTCCGAGCGAACCTGCTGGAGAAAGACGAAAGGATTTGTGGTTTTCGAAGCCATATGCCGCCTGTCTTCAAGACCCGTTGGCCGGGTCTCCTGGATGATCCCGCTGGCCGGGACGTGCCGCCTGAGCCCAGTCTCGCGCCGAATCAGCGCAATCATTTCGCCCATGCAAATCAGACGCGTAAAGCCGGCTTCCCAGCTCCACGCGTCGCGTGCCTGTTCCGTCTACATAAAACCGATTCTTGATCCACGCAAGTGGCAAGTGTCCGCTTTATGACCAAACGCCGCCTCGGAACCATCCAGTCGTTCCGTCCCGGCTATGGCGCCCTTATGCCCCAATCGGGCTAATATGGCAAGCGTGTCGCCGATTTTCAAAGGGCGGCCTGCAAAATATCGCTTCTGATGGCCATTTCGGAAATGGCACGGGCAGCAGGGCTCGAACCTACGACCTGCGGTTTTGGAGACCGCCGCTCTACCAACTGAGCTATGCCCGTATCGTGCGCGCCTCGGCGCAGCAGGGGCTTCCTAAAAGCTTCCGGGCTCTGTGTAAAGAGTGGTTTGCACGCAAACGCGCCTTCATCCCCCATGCCAAATCCGGACCACTGATGACTGGCCGCCGCTTCGG
It encodes:
- the secE gene encoding preprotein translocase subunit SecE, producing MASKTTNPFVFLQQVRSETAKVTWPSRRETMISTVMVLAFAVIAMIFFFSADQLMGLAIEQILGIGR
- the nusG gene encoding transcription termination/antitermination protein NusG, with translation MAARWYIVHAYSNFEKKVAEDIENKAKQKGLSADIEQIVVPTEKVVEVRRGRKVDAERKFFPGYVLLKANLTDAVFSLVKNTPKVTGFLGDSKPVPITEAEAQRILNQVQEGVERPKPSVTFEIGEAIRVSDGPFASFNGFVQEVDEERARLKVEVSIFGRAVPVDLEFGQVEKG
- the rplK gene encoding 50S ribosomal protein L11, which translates into the protein MAKKIAGQLKLQVSAGSATPSPPIGPALGQRGINIMEFCKAFNAQTQEMEKGSPVPVVITYYQDKSFTFVMKTPPVSYFLKKAANLKSGSKEPGKVKAGTVSRDKVREIATAKMKDLNANDVEAAMRMVEGSARSMGLEVVG